A single Montipora foliosa isolate CH-2021 chromosome 7, ASM3666993v2, whole genome shotgun sequence DNA region contains:
- the LOC138010408 gene encoding neuropeptide Y receptor type 6-like, which translates to MELSAVEQLFSNSSRSDHSFTEALKNSTAPFAYPNYEPLMEQQPAVFRVTKIVFYCIILLGSSLGNAFVIFTISSNIQMRTPSNFLILNLAVCDFITPVLSIPIVFALEENRGVWFFGNAGCKLLWPLATMTSTLAALTLAVISLDRYRVIMHPFISKLTVVKIKWIIGASCLFSLLIATPYSYVLSFDGLECYEIWPNQTSKKCYSLTLSMVQYFVPLSFMVAMYTLALKHLYTTSDKTSRGKTQKEKAVINNSKMVSSLSSPDFRKVSSTARLVRKLSSTMRRGRNEANKRATKMFLAIVVVFTVCMAPNQAVKIWADFSDEKESSMFFKAVAIGCRLLTHSNSVCNPLIYAVFNRDFRRGFEKVLRQLLCIRDNRNSRDVNTILAKTLTAELQKAGTGNAQNGTQLKQRLVTIVKRTTPAVQYVSSL; encoded by the coding sequence ATGGAATTGAGCGCAGTGGAACAGCTCTTTTCCAACTCTTCTCGAAGTGATCATTCCTTTACCGAAGCTCTGAAGAACAGTACTGCACCATTTGCATATCCGAATTATGAACCACTGATGGAGCAACAGCCGGCAGTTTTTAGGGTAACGAAGATCGTATTTTACTGCATTATCTTGTTAGGCAGTTCCTTGGGAAATGCTTTTGTTATCTTCACAATCTCCAGCAATATACAAATGCGCACGCCGTCGAActttttaattttgaacctAGCAGTCTGCGATTTCATCACGCCTGTCTTGAGCATTCCCATTGTCTTCGCGCTCGAGGAAAACCGTGGTGTTTGGTTCTTTGGCAACGCAGGATGTAAACTCCTTTGGCCCTTGGCGACTATGACATCTACATTGGCAGCTTTGACCCTTGCTGTTATTTCGCTGGATCGTTATCGAGTTATTATGCACCCCTTTATATCTAAACTTACAGTAGTCAAAATTAAGTGGATCATCGGAGCaagttgtttgttttcgttACTCATTGCGACTCCATATTCGTATGTACTGTCTTTCGATGGGCTGGAGTGCTATGAAATATGGCCCAATCAGACCTCTAAGAAATGTTACTCTTTAACCCTTTCCATGGTGCAATATTTTGTTCCACTTTCATTCATGGTGGCAATGTATACCTTGGCATTAAAACATCTGTATACTACCTCAGACAAGACAAGCCGGGGGAAAACACAAAAGGAAAAAGCTGTTATaaacaacagcaaaatggtTAGCTCTTTGTCATCGCCTGACTTTAGGAAAGTTTCATCTACTGCCCGTCTGGTGCGTAAGTTATCTTCAACGATGCGAAGAGGAAGAAACGAAGCGAATAAACGAGCAACGAAGATGTTCCTGGCCATTGTGGTTGTTTTCACTGTATGCATGGCTCCGAACCAAGCAGTGAAGATCTGGGCGGACTTCTCCGATGAAAAAGAGTCGTCTATGTTTTTCAAAGCTGTTGCAATTGGTTGCCGTTTGCTCACGCACTCTAACAGCGTCTGCAATCCTTTGATATATGCTGTTTTTAACCGAGATTTTAGAAGGGGTTTCGAAAAAGTGTTGCGGCAGCTGCTGTGTATCCGCGACAACCGAAACTCGAGGGATGTCAATACTATATTAGCTAAGACTCTCACTGCAGAATTACAGAAAGCGGGAACTGGCAATGCGCAAAATGGCACGCAACTCAAACAGAGACTGGTTACTATTGTGAAAAGGACAACGCCGGCGGTGCAATATGTATCAAGTTTGTGA
- the LOC138010004 gene encoding tachykinin-like peptides receptor 86C, with protein sequence MEGNTSAAYPVFQESLSFKVFKIALYSVILSLCILGNSLVVLIISTTKRMRMPSNLLILNLAICDLITPIASIPFDLALEENSYVWPFGRILCKSLWPLATLSATAASLTLALISLDRYRAIMHPFKQRLSATQIKICIGLTHFLGLLFVLPYAYHLDLLAARSCEETWPAFSYRQAYTLFLYITQYGIPLVFMAVMYTLTLRTLHASSNKFENTACRETKRVNKKSLQISNGTSAGNTNGTPLNISRDERKSSRGTTGHRHDLVARDQNIRATKMFVTVVIVFATCRLPNEIFWLWSDFGDGHESEHSNIAGIICRMFTYTNSVFNPVIYWAFSKDFKRGFKEICCWKRKRDEKWDDSLVQRYRKLSTLSETISFAWRKKSSSRSESQSCYFSRKESQPSLVSDKADKDFPHCKRPMACQGESSIFHGALEISRKRSLGVCQDFSCPLTSQSKLSKVSEESLSDICQDVGKRFVNNTRTRRYGTVQFPEKYATMQCKMPSSNSDSCFWENTCLDDGINLTLAHLTDGGNQESDGRNEEKCIENDNESSDEILLSAKSKTFSEDGKNLFENIKHLSDTQSSMKYKEVCDYTIIQGPVELKTNQWTPQEVSVSVQNKQNVLDKEEGVHDIITDWSEPDAMALGEEIEFVNELILRLIQNEIKETSC encoded by the coding sequence ATGGAAGGCAACACGAGCGCTGCTTATCCAGTCTTCCAGGAATCACTTTCGTTCAAGGTCTTCAAGATCGCCTTGTATTCCGTAATTCTTAGTCTGTGTATTTTAGGGAACTCCTTGGTTGTGCTCATCATCTCCACGACAAAACGAATGAGGATGCCGTCGAACTTGCTTATCCTTAACCTGGCGATCTGCGATCTCATCACGCCAATAGCAAGCATTCCCTTTGATCTGGCGCTAGAAGAGAACAGTTACGTTTGGCCGTTTGGGCGCATTCTCTGCAAAAGTCTATGGCCCTTGGCCACGCTGTCCGCCACAGCAGCTTCGCTTACCTTAGCGTTGATCTCCCTGGATCGATACAGAGCAATCATGCACCCTTTTAAGCAACGCCTAAGTGCTACACAGATAAAGATCTGCATCGGGCTGACCCACTTTCTGGGTTTGTTATTTGTTCTGCCCTACGCCTACCACTTAGATTTGTTGGCGGCTCGCTCGTGCGAGGAGACATGGCCGGCGTTTTCATACAGACAAGCTTACACATTGTTTCTGTACATAACGCAGTACGGAATACCTCTAGTTTTTATGGCTGTCATGTACACCTTGACGTTGCGGACCTTGCATGCCAGTTCCAATAAGTTTGAGAATACTGCTTGCCGTGAGACAAAGCGCGTCAACAAAAAAAGTCTTCAAATTTCGAACGGCACTTCGGCAGGCAACACCAATGGCACTCCTTTGAATATCAGTCGTGATGAACGCAAATCTAGCCGTGGTACAACAGGACACAGGCACGATCTGGTGGCCAGAGATCAAAATATCCGAGCCACAAAAATGTTTGTCACCGTAGTGATCGTTTTTGCAACTTGCCGACTTCCAAATGAGATCTTTTGGCTTTGGTCAGACTTTGGCGATGGACATGAGAGCGAACATTCTAACATTGCTGGAATCATTTGCCGGATGTTTACATACACCAACAGTGTTTTCAATCCCGTAATCTACTGGGCATTCAGCAAAGATTTTAAAAGAGGATTTAAAGAGATCTGTTGCTGGAAAAGGAAGAGAGACGAGAAATGGGATGACAGCCTGGTCCAGCGATACCGTAAGCTGAGCACTTTAAGTGAAACAATCTCCTTTGCGTGGAGAAAAAAGAGCAGTTCGAGAAGTGAATCACAGTCGTGCTACTTCTCTCGTAAAGAAAGTCAACCATCACTGGTTAGTGACAAAGCTGACAAAGACTTTCCTCATTGTAAAAGGCCTATGGCTTGCCAAGGAGAGAGTTCAATATTCCATGGAGCATTAGAAATATCAAGAAAGAGGAGTTTAGGAGTTTGTCAAGACTTCTCGTGCCCTTTAACTTCACAATCCAAACTTTCAAAGGTAAGCGAAGAGTCGTTGAGCGACATTTGTCAAGATGTTGGTAAACGTTTTGTCAATAATACGAGAACGCGACGTTACGGCACCGTGCAATTCCCAGAAAAATACGCTACCATGCAGTGCAAAATGCCGTCATCCAATTCGGATTCTTGCTTTTGGGAAAACACATGTTTGGACGATGGAATCAATTTAACTTTAGCCCATCTCACTGATGGCGGGAATCAAGAAAGTGACGGTAGAAATGAGGAAAAGTGTATCGAAAACGACAACGAGTCATCTGATGAAATACTATTGAGTGCAAAAAGCAAAACGTTTTCTGAAGATGGTAaaaacttgtttgaaaatatcaAGCATTTATCAGACACTCAGTCATCAATGAAATATAAAGAAGTTTGTGATTATACAATCATTCAGGGTCCGGTGGAATTGAAGACTAATCAGTGGACTCCACAGGAAGTAAGTGTTTCCGTACAAAACAAGCAGAATGTTTTGGACAAAGAGGAAGGCGTCCACGACATTATAACGGATTGGAGCGAACCTGACGCGATGGCATTAGGAGAAGAAATTGAGTTTGTTAATGAGCTGATCTTACGCTTGAttcaaaatgaaatcaaagaaaccAGCTGTTAA
- the LOC138010364 gene encoding neuropeptide FF receptor 2-like, producing MEKNNSLIGASNRTFPTFKPDEFNEEDTTVFQITKIFFYFVILSASSFGNSTVAYIIVSNRRLRTPSNILILNLAICDLLTPIISIVFDFVLEENNYVWIYGGMMCKILWPAQTYFSCASSLTLAAISLDRYRLIMHPFKTRLSMKKICVLICLAHVLSLASVGPYAYVLSLRNGSCDEHWPKFAYRQAYTVFLFLSQYALPLSFMALMYGLAVRALQNSSARMCHNSIHSHSVKLTRSENKNDKPRKVSRTNSVVRTFKRMGSRIDVWSTPNAKATKMFVIVVVVFAIFMFPNQVVWLWADFGGGLNSANFTRISIVSWLFTYTNSVVNPIIFGIFSKDFRQGFKQIFECTIRCFERSPNLDGDEERLQSSTRTCTASEPQ from the coding sequence ATGGAGAAAAACAATTCGTTAATTGGAGCTAGTAACAGAACCTTTCCAACTTTCAAGCCAGACGAATTCAACGAAGAAGACACAACAGTCTTTCAGATCACAAAGATATTCTTCTATTTTGTTATCTTATCTGCGAGTTCGTTTGGCAACAGCACAGTAGCTTACATTATCGTGTCTAACAGAAGACTTCGAACTCCGTCGAATATTCTAATCCTTAACTTAGCAATATGCGATCTGCTCACTCCTATTATCAGTATTGTATTTGATTTCGTTCTGGAAGAGAACAACTATGTATGGATTTATGGCGGAATGATGTGTAAGATCCTTTGGCCCGCGCAGACATACTTCAGTTGTGCATCATCTCTCACACTCGCCGCTATCTCGCTGGACCGTTACCGACTTATTATGCATCCGTTTAAGACGCGTTTGTCTATGAAGAAAATCTGTGTCTTGATATGCTTGGCTCACGTCCTTTCCTTGGCATCTGTTGGTCCCTACGCTTACGTCCTGAGCCTTCGAAACGGCTCGTGCGATGAACACTGGCCAAAGTTTGCATACCGCCAAGCGTACACCGTTTTCTTATTTCTTTCTCAGTATGCTTTGCCTCTGTCCTTCATGGCTTTGATGTACGGTCTTGCCGTGCGCGCATTGCAAAACTCGTCAGCCAGAATGTGCCATAATTCCATTCACTCACACTCCGTGAAGCTGACGAGGTCAGAAAACAAGAATGATAAACCGCGAAAGGTTTCGAGGACAAACTCTGTCGTAAGAACATTTAAGCGCATGGGCTCGCGGATCGACGTGTGGAGTACTCCGAATGCAAAAGCCACTAAAATGTTTGTAATAGTCGTGGTCGTTTTCGCAATTTTTATGTTTCCAAATCAAGTAGTTTGGTTGTGGGCGGATTTCGGTGGCGGACTCAACAGCGCGAACTTCACCCGCATTTCGATCGTTTCCTGGCTATTCACTTACACCAACAGCGTAGTAAATCCTATTATTTTCGGTATTTTTAGCAAAGATTTCCGCCAAGGATTTAAGCAAATATTCGAATGCACGATTCGTTGTTTTGAAAGATCACCTAACTTAGATGGAGACGAGGAGCGATTACAAAGCAGTACAAGAACTTGTACAGCGTCAGAACCTCAATAA